The following are encoded in a window of Brevibacillus sp. DP1.3A genomic DNA:
- the sleB gene encoding spore cortex-lytic enzyme — MWWSKKAVTTLLAAFMAVAFIFPADSLAATQIQRGSVNGDVWDLQYRLQMLGYYNGKMDGIYGANTTKAVRQFQKAYGLQIDGITGPHTWRVLKKVSVNKAEMQMLAQLVYSEARGEPYEGQVAVAAVALNRVQSKNFPNTLAGVIFEPLAFTAVDDGQFWMTPNKTAYKAAWDAVRGWDPTNHSLYYFNPVTATSKWIWSRTQVKKIGKHIFSI; from the coding sequence ATGTGGTGGAGCAAGAAAGCAGTAACAACCTTACTTGCTGCCTTTATGGCTGTAGCGTTTATTTTCCCGGCCGACTCCCTGGCAGCCACACAGATTCAGCGTGGTAGTGTGAACGGGGATGTATGGGATTTGCAGTATCGTTTGCAGATGCTGGGCTACTACAATGGCAAAATGGATGGCATTTACGGAGCGAATACAACAAAGGCCGTCAGACAGTTTCAAAAAGCATACGGATTACAGATTGACGGTATCACTGGTCCACATACATGGCGCGTTCTAAAGAAAGTGTCGGTAAATAAAGCGGAAATGCAGATGCTGGCACAGCTGGTCTATTCCGAAGCACGCGGAGAACCTTATGAGGGCCAAGTAGCTGTGGCTGCGGTTGCGTTAAACCGTGTCCAGTCCAAAAACTTTCCCAATACACTTGCGGGTGTCATCTTTGAGCCATTAGCGTTTACCGCTGTAGATGATGGACAATTCTGGATGACTCCTAACAAGACTGCTTACAAGGCAGCTTGGGATGCTGTACGAGGATGGGACCCGACTAACCATTCTCTTTACTACTTTAACCCTGTTACGGCGACCTCCAAATGGATTTGGTCTCGTACACAAGTGAAAAAGATCGGCAAACACATTTTTTCCATTTAA
- a CDS encoding S-layer homology domain-containing protein — MMKKRMILASLAAFLLIGTPVVEAETTKMNETPYVDISGHWAEQEINQLYIADVIGQNEYFRPDDNVTLGELLTMFVNAKSIEPLGNKQSSFADVPANSWLSSYAETAYRLGIVHGQKQGNHLYLHPDAPVKRAELASILVRTMGDSGVVNNLKWSTTIQRLNQYPDGNNVKEKEQRPLVYAMQNGLMSAYEDGTLKPNKYMTRAEAATYAALHLLPDKPRTTKALANGTPFRQELTVQTTAYSYTNDKILSYLEYPLREGVVAVDPNVIPLGTHLYIDGYGYAVAADIGGAVKQRHVDLYLPTLNEAENHGLQKGVKVYVLD; from the coding sequence ATGATGAAGAAACGGATGATCCTTGCCTCGCTGGCAGCCTTTTTGCTCATAGGTACACCAGTTGTCGAGGCAGAAACAACGAAAATGAACGAAACACCTTATGTAGACATTAGCGGCCATTGGGCAGAACAAGAAATCAATCAACTTTACATAGCCGACGTAATTGGTCAAAACGAATATTTTCGACCTGATGACAACGTGACATTGGGTGAACTTCTTACGATGTTTGTGAATGCGAAAAGTATTGAACCTCTTGGCAATAAGCAATCATCCTTTGCGGACGTACCGGCAAACAGCTGGCTGTCGTCCTATGCAGAGACGGCCTATCGACTGGGAATTGTCCATGGGCAAAAGCAGGGGAATCACCTGTACTTACATCCGGATGCCCCAGTAAAAAGAGCAGAGCTCGCCTCTATTCTGGTAAGAACGATGGGGGACAGCGGAGTAGTCAATAACTTGAAGTGGTCTACGACGATCCAGAGATTGAACCAATACCCGGATGGGAACAACGTGAAAGAGAAAGAGCAACGCCCACTCGTTTACGCCATGCAAAACGGGTTAATGAGTGCCTATGAGGACGGTACATTGAAGCCAAACAAGTACATGACGAGAGCCGAAGCAGCCACATATGCGGCCCTTCACTTGCTTCCGGATAAGCCGAGAACGACAAAAGCTCTCGCAAACGGAACACCTTTTCGCCAGGAATTAACGGTACAAACGACTGCTTACAGCTACACGAACGACAAGATCCTGTCGTATCTGGAGTATCCACTGCGCGAAGGTGTTGTAGCGGTTGATCCAAATGTCATCCCGCTTGGTACGCACTTGTACATCGATGGCTACGGCTATGCAGTGGCAGCTGATATCGGTGGTGCGGTAAAGCAACGCCATGTGGATCTGTATCTTCCGACGTTGAACGAAGCTGAAAATCATGGCTTGCAAAAAGGCGTCAAAGTATACGTGCTTGACTAA